The Paenibacillus sp. MBLB1832 genome has a window encoding:
- the ltrA gene encoding group II intron reverse transcriptase/maturase: MQALRNWEYYGMTEAFTDLYERSANNEIFSRLYEIVTSRENILLAYRTMKSNKGSKTPGTDGLTIKDIEQRPENELVSEIQNRLQHYRPKNVRRKLIEKDNGKMRPLGIPCILDRIIQQCFKQVLEPIAEAKFYNHSYGFRPLRSTHHAMARVQFLINQASMHYVVDIDILSFFDNVNHTLLMKQLWNMGIQDRMVLACISKMLKAEIDGEGIPSKGVPQGGLLSTLLSNVVLNDLDHWVAGQWELFPLKKQPKKSRDSQRYAKIRTTLKEGYLVRYADDFKIICRDWRSAQRWYHAVVLYLKDRLKLDISPEKSQIINLRKRESEFLGFTIRANKKGQKRVAHTGIKSGKIQKMRSEVKKHILKMRASPTALTAARFNSFVLGIHNYFNRATHVNVAFSRLAYDLRAFMYNRLKQIGKYEHPANPPPTYSKFYSLGYRTFKVADVYLYPLANVKTKNTMGFSQGLSLFTTAGREQIYKKLRPDLRQEIYFLTKSSIPNQSVEYIDNRISRYSMKMGKCEITGMYLFASDVHCHHYIPPHAGGNDKFNNLRILHKEVGKLILQTHKETIDVLKEKLDLTELMMVQINKYREKYALRPV; the protein is encoded by the coding sequence GTGCAAGCTTTACGAAATTGGGAGTATTACGGCATGACGGAAGCTTTTACGGATTTGTACGAAAGATCAGCAAACAATGAGATATTTTCACGTCTCTATGAAATCGTCACATCCAGAGAGAACATCTTGTTGGCTTACCGTACGATGAAGTCCAATAAAGGATCAAAGACACCAGGAACAGATGGGCTAACCATCAAAGACATCGAACAACGCCCCGAAAACGAATTAGTGAGTGAAATCCAAAACAGACTGCAACACTATCGTCCCAAGAATGTCAGAAGGAAGCTCATCGAAAAAGATAACGGCAAAATGAGGCCGCTTGGCATCCCATGCATTCTCGACCGCATCATCCAGCAGTGCTTCAAGCAAGTCCTTGAGCCCATAGCTGAAGCTAAATTCTACAACCACAGCTACGGATTCAGACCCCTCCGATCGACACATCATGCCATGGCAAGAGTCCAATTTCTTATCAATCAAGCGTCGATGCATTATGTAGTAGACATCGACATATTGAGTTTCTTCGACAACGTCAATCATACGTTGCTTATGAAGCAACTTTGGAACATGGGCATCCAAGATAGAATGGTACTAGCCTGCATTTCTAAAATGCTAAAAGCTGAAATCGATGGAGAAGGAATACCGTCAAAAGGCGTGCCTCAAGGAGGACTGTTGTCGACGTTGCTTTCGAATGTCGTACTGAACGACTTGGACCACTGGGTAGCAGGTCAATGGGAGCTATTTCCCTTGAAGAAGCAACCTAAAAAGTCAAGGGACAGCCAAAGATACGCTAAAATCCGCACGACCCTTAAAGAAGGCTATTTGGTGCGTTACGCCGACGACTTTAAAATCATTTGCAGAGATTGGAGATCGGCTCAGAGATGGTATCATGCGGTAGTTTTGTATCTCAAAGACCGCTTAAAGCTCGACATCTCTCCAGAGAAATCGCAAATCATTAACCTGCGAAAAAGAGAGTCGGAATTTCTTGGCTTTACAATCCGAGCAAACAAAAAGGGTCAAAAGCGAGTAGCGCATACGGGGATCAAATCGGGCAAAATACAGAAAATGAGGAGCGAAGTCAAGAAACATATTCTCAAAATGAGGGCTTCGCCAACGGCGCTAACCGCTGCACGTTTCAACAGCTTTGTTCTAGGAATTCACAACTATTTCAATCGGGCAACACATGTAAATGTTGCGTTCTCACGTCTTGCCTATGATCTGCGAGCTTTCATGTATAATCGTCTTAAACAAATCGGGAAATATGAACATCCTGCAAACCCACCGCCAACATACAGTAAATTTTACAGCTTGGGGTACAGGACTTTTAAAGTAGCAGATGTTTATTTATACCCTCTGGCCAATGTAAAAACAAAGAATACGATGGGCTTTAGTCAAGGTCTTTCGCTCTTTACCACAGCAGGCAGAGAACAAATATACAAAAAGCTTCGACCAGATTTACGTCAGGAGATTTACTTCCTAACGAAATCTAGCATCCCGAATCAGAGTGTAGAGTATATAGATAATCGGATTAGTCGGTATAGCATGAAAATGGGGAAATGCGAAATTACAGGCATGTATCTCTTCGCATCCGATGTTCACTGTCACCACTATATCCCACCCCACGCAGGTGGAAACGACAAGTTTAACAACTTGCGTATCCTCCACAAGGAGGTCGGGAAACTTATCCTACAAACACACAAAGAGACAATTGACGTACTCAAGGAAAAACTGGATCTAACGGAATTGATGATGGTTCAGATCAACAAATACCGTGAAAAGTATGCATTAAGACCAGTTTAA
- a CDS encoding DUF2750 domain-containing protein: MHPINPKEFEAIIKLPANIRYEYFIKKVADSEEVWGLYDDGWAMSSDENGSLLIPFWPKKEFADYCAYEDWSNYKAQGISLNEFINDWLPNMSEDQRKPSIFWNRDDSAVLEIQVLLNDLEQELEKY, translated from the coding sequence ATGCACCCGATAAACCCGAAAGAATTCGAGGCTATTATTAAACTCCCCGCGAATATTAGATATGAATACTTTATAAAGAAGGTTGCTGATTCAGAAGAAGTCTGGGGGTTGTATGATGACGGATGGGCAATGTCTTCAGATGAAAACGGGAGCTTGCTTATTCCATTCTGGCCTAAGAAAGAATTTGCAGATTACTGTGCTTATGAAGATTGGTCAAATTATAAAGCACAGGGTATCTCATTAAACGAGTTCATTAATGACTGGTTACCCAATATGTCTGAGGATCAGCGTAAGCCGTCGATCTTTTGGAACCGAGATGATTCTGCAGTTCTTGAGATTCAAGTTCTACTAAATGATTTAGAGCAGGAGCTCGAAAAGTATTGA